One genomic segment of Chloroflexota bacterium includes these proteins:
- a CDS encoding bifunctional riboflavin kinase/FAD synthetase produces the protein MIDRLEDANLDKDTVLTIGAYDGVHRGHQVLLRQVIARAQKTNRLSGLVTFYPHPRAVLHSSKGIQYLTTPGEKAVLLEQLGLDIMVLLAFTPEVAATPAREFVRTLVDRLRMRELWTGEDFALGRDREGDVETLRRLGDEFGYVLHVIPTVRGDSEPISSSGIRDLLSKGDVAEAARLLGRYYSLSGEVVTGMARGRDLGFPTANLAVREERAMPGDGVYAAFALIGGIRYPAVANIGTRPTFGEGVRVVEVHIIDERCDLYGQDLAVEFVKRLRSEKQFASAPELVEQIQNDVREAQMILREVQFMPEPRRFEEIEHTADLAIRAYGNTLSDLYANAAYGMFQLVCGAEKVAAMGPERHIELAAQDREALLVNWLNELLYMQDEHDEVYTEFTITELSDTKLRALVRGGPPTCIYKHIKAATFHGLHIEENANGFVATIIFDV, from the coding sequence GTGATTGACCGGCTCGAGGACGCAAATCTGGATAAGGACACCGTTCTAACTATCGGTGCTTATGACGGTGTCCATCGCGGACACCAAGTTCTGCTCCGCCAAGTGATTGCCCGGGCGCAGAAGACCAATCGCCTGAGCGGCCTGGTTACTTTCTACCCTCATCCTCGTGCCGTCTTGCACTCGTCAAAGGGAATCCAGTATTTGACCACACCGGGCGAGAAAGCCGTTTTGCTGGAGCAACTCGGCTTGGATATCATGGTCCTGCTTGCTTTCACCCCGGAGGTGGCGGCAACACCGGCCCGTGAGTTCGTACGCACTCTTGTGGACCGGCTGCGGATGAGGGAACTGTGGACAGGCGAGGATTTCGCTCTGGGGCGGGACCGTGAGGGAGACGTGGAGACTCTGCGCCGGCTGGGCGATGAGTTTGGGTATGTGTTGCACGTCATCCCCACGGTCCGAGGAGATTCAGAACCCATTAGCAGCAGCGGGATAAGAGACCTTTTGAGTAAAGGGGATGTCGCCGAGGCTGCACGGCTATTAGGGCGCTACTACAGCCTTTCGGGCGAGGTGGTGACTGGCATGGCGCGTGGGCGTGACTTGGGCTTCCCCACCGCCAATTTGGCTGTGCGCGAAGAGCGAGCCATGCCTGGGGACGGTGTATACGCCGCATTCGCCCTAATTGGCGGCATCCGCTATCCGGCAGTGGCAAACATCGGCACGCGCCCCACCTTTGGCGAGGGGGTTCGGGTCGTTGAAGTACATATTATCGACGAGAGATGCGATCTTTACGGACAGGACCTAGCCGTCGAGTTCGTGAAACGACTGCGCTCGGAGAAACAGTTCGCGAGTGCTCCAGAACTGGTGGAGCAGATACAAAATGATGTCCGAGAGGCACAAATGATCCTGCGCGAGGTACAATTTATGCCAGAGCCCCGAAGATTCGAGGAGATCGAGCATACCGCGGACTTAGCGATCCGCGCTTATGGGAACACCCTCTCAGATTTGTATGCGAACGCTGCCTATGGGATGTTCCAACTCGTGTGCGGCGCCGAAAAAGTAGCCGCTATGGGACCAGAGAGGCACATAGAATTGGCGGCTCAAGATCGCGAGGCATTGCTCGTGAATTGGCTGAACGAGTTATTGTACATGCAAGACGAGCATGACGAAGTTTACACAGAATTCACCATCACAGAACTTTCGGATACCAAACTGAGAGCACTTGTGCGGGGTGGCCCACCTACTTGCATCTACAAACACATCAAGGCTGCTACGTTCCACGGGCTGCACATCGAGGAGAATGCAAATGGATTCGTGGCGACGATCATCTTTGACGTGTGA
- a CDS encoding translation elongation factor-like protein: MAEQLIGTVSHFFNRIEVAAIELAGTLKVGDTIHILGRTTDFIQEVTSMQIEHRNVPEAGKGDSVGIKVIDRVRAGDKVYKISS; encoded by the coding sequence GTGGCCGAGCAACTGATTGGTACAGTGTCACATTTTTTCAACCGCATCGAAGTCGCTGCTATTGAACTCGCTGGCACGCTGAAAGTGGGCGATACCATCCACATCCTTGGTCGTACGACCGACTTCATCCAGGAAGTTACCTCCATGCAGATCGAGCATCGTAACGTGCCAGAAGCGGGCAAGGGTGATTCCGTTGGCATCAAGGTGATCGATCGCGTGCGGGCCGGAGACAAAGTCTACAAGATTAGCTCCTGA
- the rbfA gene encoding 30S ribosome-binding factor RbfA, with protein sequence MANRRQRRVSDLIHHEVSDLLSRKMKDPRLEHVTVTGVEITADLKLARVYVTVLGEAEETKAALDGLEHARGFIRRELAHALDLRFVPDLEFRLDEAFYRGVRIDALLGGLKNEQNDQTGEETHR encoded by the coding sequence ATGGCCAATCGTCGTCAACGTCGAGTCAGCGATTTGATTCATCATGAGGTCAGCGACCTGCTGTCAAGAAAGATGAAGGACCCTCGTCTCGAACACGTGACCGTTACAGGGGTGGAGATCACCGCAGATCTCAAACTGGCCCGTGTATACGTCACCGTGCTCGGTGAGGCCGAAGAGACGAAGGCCGCTCTGGATGGCTTGGAACATGCCAGAGGGTTCATCCGCCGCGAATTGGCTCATGCCCTTGACCTGAGATTCGTGCCCGATCTGGAATTCCGCTTGGATGAGGCTTTCTATCGGGGAGTGCGTATTGATGCCCTCTTGGGTGGGCTCAAAAATGAACAAAACGATCAGACGGGCGAAGAAACTCATCGCTGA
- the nusA gene encoding transcription termination/antitermination protein NusA, with the protein MKNDFLIAIAQVCNERNLAREVVFEAIEAALTSAYKKNYGTAQNVSVKIDPETGKARVFAEHLVVEKVEDPATQISLADAQKIDPKASIGSTVLVELTPRDFGRIAAQTAKQIILQRIREAERDTQYADWAERVGEKISGTVRNVDPKGNVVLSLHRGEAILPPSEQIPGEYYAQNQRLKVYVYDVEKTPRGPRVWVSRTHRQLLKRLLEDEVPEVAAGTVEVKAIAREPGSRSKVAVAALQPGVDPVGSCVGMRGVRIQNIVNELNGEKIDVVAWDENMATFIGNALSPAKVDSVVLDEASKTATVVVPDKQLSLAIGKEGQNARLAAKLTGWRIDIKSASEAAEEAQRRAAEEAEAAAQAEKEAEAIAAAQALLAEAEASLAQEGEAMPVAEESVVEIAEAAEEALVPTEETQPIEPEPQAVEEPLAAAPVVEAMPIPEEIEAVDQEPEYEEFWEEEEEEETLDHKISEKKRRKERRRALVYDERLGQVIVQRKRKPGRSREPWDEEEEY; encoded by the coding sequence TTGAAGAACGACTTTCTCATCGCCATCGCACAGGTGTGCAATGAGAGAAACCTGGCTCGCGAGGTGGTCTTCGAGGCCATCGAGGCTGCGCTGACCTCGGCGTACAAGAAGAATTATGGCACAGCACAGAATGTCTCGGTCAAAATTGACCCCGAGACAGGAAAGGCGCGCGTGTTTGCTGAACACCTGGTCGTGGAAAAGGTCGAGGATCCAGCCACGCAGATCTCACTCGCCGATGCCCAGAAGATAGATCCAAAAGCGAGCATTGGCAGCACGGTGTTGGTAGAGTTGACACCGCGGGACTTCGGCCGGATCGCGGCACAAACCGCGAAACAGATCATCTTGCAGCGCATCCGAGAGGCCGAGCGCGATACACAATATGCCGACTGGGCCGAGAGAGTGGGCGAGAAGATCAGTGGCACGGTGCGCAATGTGGACCCGAAGGGCAATGTCGTGCTCAGCCTACACCGAGGCGAGGCGATCCTGCCTCCCAGTGAGCAGATCCCAGGTGAGTACTATGCTCAGAACCAGCGCCTGAAGGTTTATGTCTACGATGTGGAGAAAACGCCCCGCGGGCCACGGGTATGGGTCTCGCGGACCCATCGCCAGTTGCTAAAGCGCCTGTTAGAAGATGAAGTGCCCGAGGTCGCAGCGGGCACTGTAGAGGTGAAGGCCATTGCCCGTGAGCCGGGGTCACGCTCGAAGGTTGCTGTCGCTGCCCTTCAGCCCGGTGTAGACCCAGTGGGATCGTGTGTGGGTATGCGAGGCGTGCGCATTCAGAACATAGTGAACGAATTGAACGGCGAGAAAATTGACGTAGTGGCCTGGGATGAAAACATGGCCACGTTCATCGGCAACGCATTAAGCCCTGCCAAAGTGGATAGCGTCGTCCTGGACGAAGCGAGCAAGACGGCCACTGTTGTCGTGCCCGATAAGCAACTCTCGCTGGCCATCGGCAAAGAGGGCCAGAATGCCCGTTTGGCGGCGAAACTGACAGGCTGGCGCATAGACATCAAGAGTGCAAGCGAGGCAGCCGAAGAGGCCCAGCGACGGGCTGCTGAAGAGGCGGAGGCAGCTGCCCAGGCGGAAAAGGAAGCCGAAGCAATTGCCGCGGCTCAAGCGCTGCTCGCCGAAGCAGAGGCCTCGCTGGCTCAAGAGGGCGAGGCAATGCCAGTGGCAGAAGAAAGCGTGGTTGAAATAGCCGAAGCCGCAGAGGAAGCATTAGTCCCGACAGAGGAAACCCAGCCAATAGAGCCTGAGCCCCAGGCTGTGGAGGAGCCGTTGGCTGCTGCACCGGTAGTTGAGGCGATGCCCATTCCAGAAGAGATAGAGGCAGTTGACCAGGAGCCAGAATATGAGGAGTTCTGGGAAGAAGAGGAAGAAGAGGAAACACTAGACCATAAAATCAGCGAGAAGAAACGCCGTAAGGAACGCCGACGGGCACTAGTGTACGATGAGCGGCTTGGCCAAGTAATCGTGCAACGCAAACGCAAGCCGGGCCGCAGCCGAGAGCCCTGGGACGAGGAAGAGGAGTACTAA
- a CDS encoding type II toxin-antitoxin system HicB family antitoxin codes for MRYAAYMQTKRNGHTMIHVLDLPGCIAQGNSPEEAEERLPQAIAEYLAWLREYGETAPPEGEPIAFDIVERNPSTVTTGLIGFYEPERVPVTEDEIERFMRLMDHARDILLRLVRDVPDSILDARPLPRVRTIREILRHIANAEHWYLTRIWHDVPRLPPRRNVFDRLALVRELAVQRLRSMTTEDRSRVVAAGDGELWSARKVFRRFLEHEREHIDEIAERLRPSGRFVR; via the coding sequence GTGCGATACGCGGCTTACATGCAGACGAAACGCAACGGTCACACTATGATCCACGTCCTCGATTTGCCCGGCTGCATCGCCCAGGGCAACTCTCCAGAGGAAGCAGAGGAGCGTTTGCCCCAGGCTATTGCTGAATACTTGGCTTGGTTGCGAGAATACGGAGAAACCGCCCCACCAGAGGGCGAACCCATCGCGTTCGACATCGTGGAACGTAATCCCAGCACCGTGACCACTGGGCTTATCGGTTTCTACGAACCTGAGCGTGTGCCTGTCACAGAGGATGAGATCGAGCGGTTCATGCGGCTGATGGATCACGCCCGCGATATATTGCTGCGCTTGGTGCGTGATGTGCCAGACTCGATTTTGGACGCCCGCCCCCTGCCGCGTGTGCGCACCATCCGCGAGATATTGCGTCACATCGCCAACGCCGAACACTGGTACCTCACCCGCATTTGGCACGACGTGCCTCGCCTGCCCCCGCGTCGCAATGTCTTCGACCGGTTGGCCCTCGTGCGCGAGTTGGCTGTCCAACGGCTACGTAGTATGACGACAGAAGACCGTAGCAGAGTAGTGGCCGCTGGAGATGGTGAATTGTGGAGTGCACGCAAAGTTTTCCGGCGCTTCCTGGAGCACGAACGCGAGCATATAGACGAAATAGCAGAGCGCCTGCGCCCATCCGGACGTTTCGTGCGATGA
- the truB gene encoding tRNA pseudouridine(55) synthase TruB has product MGQTSPSGILNLDKPAGWTSHDVVAQVRRITGQKRVGHAGTLDPMATGVLLLCVGQATRLAEYLMQSTKVYQARVRLGVSTDTYDAEGRVVATSNDIPTDRAIVERALLQFVGVIEQVPPMFSAIKHQGQPLYARARRGEAMEVAARPVHVHEIQLTEWMPPELEFTVTCGKGTYVRSLAHDLGQALGCGAHLVALRRLSVGSFRAEDAVTLAELEDAAEKGHWTKLLVPMDEAVKQYPAVVLSENDFARVIHGQQITLPVPVQGVLCRAYSPDGNFVALLAQDQAIDLWHPQKVFWPK; this is encoded by the coding sequence ATGGGGCAGACATCGCCGTCTGGCATCTTGAACTTGGATAAACCAGCGGGGTGGACCTCACACGATGTGGTTGCTCAGGTACGCCGGATAACGGGGCAGAAGCGAGTGGGGCACGCCGGTACGCTTGACCCGATGGCAACCGGGGTGCTGCTGCTTTGTGTAGGTCAGGCGACACGGCTGGCTGAGTATTTGATGCAGAGTACGAAGGTGTACCAAGCCCGCGTTCGCCTAGGCGTGAGTACAGATACTTACGATGCCGAAGGACGCGTGGTTGCCACAAGCAATGATATCCCCACAGACCGCGCCATAGTCGAAAGGGCACTGCTTCAGTTTGTTGGCGTGATCGAGCAAGTGCCACCCATGTTTTCCGCCATCAAGCACCAGGGGCAACCGCTCTATGCGCGAGCCCGCCGAGGCGAGGCGATGGAGGTCGCAGCACGACCGGTGCATGTGCACGAAATACAACTTACTGAGTGGATGCCACCCGAGTTAGAATTTACTGTGACCTGTGGTAAGGGGACTTACGTTCGCTCTTTGGCTCATGATCTGGGACAGGCCTTGGGCTGTGGAGCGCATCTGGTCGCCTTGCGCCGACTGTCAGTAGGTTCTTTTCGCGCTGAGGATGCTGTTACGCTGGCTGAATTAGAAGACGCGGCAGAGAAAGGTCACTGGACCAAGTTGCTTGTGCCGATGGACGAAGCAGTTAAGCAATACCCAGCGGTGGTTTTGAGTGAGAACGACTTTGCCAGAGTGATCCACGGACAGCAGATTACACTGCCGGTACCCGTGCAGGGCGTGCTCTGCCGTGCTTACTCGCCCGATGGTAACTTCGTCGCCCTGCTGGCTCAGGATCAGGCAATAGACCTTTGGCATCCCCAGAAAGTATTCTGGCCTAAGTAG
- the infB gene encoding translation initiation factor IF-2 — protein MTRKNKVERATDSVPSQPEGKKTITAATRPDRRKSKQMTHDSPTSKPDSAPLQSRAKASRGQPQEGEKPVARKGSEPGRGKKPVPKEKPRPVSTPETQAKGQRPAASKRVSGARRAKTSVPPKPAPTTMPQAVTEQPAIEAPTIEPSQAPAVEISNEIVIPSTISVRDLAALMKRSPIDVIKELMKNGVMANINQQIDYETAAIVAEDMGFRPIEERPPEPEVEEAIEETPTRRQYTAEEVARLTLRPPVVTVMGHVDHGKTSLLDAIRETNVAAGEAGSITQHIGAYQVQHHGRKITFLDTPGHEAFTAMRARGAKVTDIAVLVVAADDGVMPQTLEAIDHARAARVPIIVALNKIDKENANPDLVKQQLADAGLVIEEFGGDVVCVPVSAKKHIGIDALLEMILLVADVQELRALPDEPARGTVIEAELDKTKGPVATLLVQEGTLRLGDFVVIGETYGKVRALFDDKGERLESAGPSTPVLVLGLEDVPVAGESFRVVKDEREARSLAHEAAMARRETEQRPTKRLTLDEIYAQAAAGQVKELNIILKADVQGSIEPIVSSVEKLSSEKLKVKFLRQSIGNITESDIMLAVASNAIVIGFGVSMDTAAARAAEANGVDVRFYDIIYKLVDDIDKALQGLLEPVYQDVTIGHAEVRAIFHIRKRGNVAGCLVTDGQAARNAKARVWRDGQVLFDGGVASLRRFTEDVREVAAGLECGIGLDGFDAFQEGDVIEFYRKERVS, from the coding sequence ATGACAAGAAAAAATAAGGTAGAGAGGGCTACGGACTCCGTCCCCTCTCAACCTGAGGGCAAAAAAACAATTACCGCTGCTACAAGGCCGGACAGACGCAAGAGTAAGCAGATGACACACGACTCGCCGACTAGCAAGCCGGATTCTGCTCCCTTGCAATCCAGAGCAAAAGCATCTCGAGGACAACCGCAAGAAGGAGAGAAGCCTGTGGCTCGCAAAGGGAGCGAACCTGGAAGAGGCAAGAAGCCTGTGCCGAAAGAGAAGCCGCGTCCGGTCTCCACGCCAGAGACTCAGGCAAAGGGTCAGCGTCCAGCAGCATCAAAACGTGTCAGCGGCGCAAGAAGAGCCAAAACATCTGTACCGCCGAAGCCAGCGCCTACAACTATGCCTCAGGCGGTTACCGAGCAACCGGCAATCGAGGCTCCTACCATAGAGCCATCCCAGGCTCCCGCCGTAGAGATATCTAATGAAATTGTGATACCCAGCACCATCAGTGTTCGCGATTTGGCTGCCTTAATGAAGCGCAGCCCGATTGATGTGATCAAAGAACTGATGAAAAACGGCGTGATGGCGAATATCAACCAGCAGATTGACTATGAAACCGCTGCCATCGTCGCCGAGGATATGGGATTCCGGCCAATCGAAGAACGCCCACCAGAGCCGGAGGTTGAAGAGGCGATTGAAGAAACGCCGACCCGACGCCAGTACACGGCCGAGGAGGTGGCGCGCCTAACTCTGCGCCCGCCGGTGGTGACGGTAATGGGACACGTGGACCACGGTAAGACCAGCCTGCTGGATGCCATCCGCGAGACCAACGTCGCAGCAGGAGAGGCTGGCAGTATCACCCAGCATATCGGCGCTTATCAGGTACAACACCACGGTCGCAAGATCACCTTCCTGGACACACCAGGACACGAGGCCTTCACTGCCATGCGCGCGCGAGGCGCGAAGGTCACGGACATCGCCGTGTTGGTAGTCGCTGCCGACGATGGGGTAATGCCGCAAACGCTGGAGGCCATTGACCACGCCCGCGCGGCTCGCGTTCCCATCATTGTAGCCCTCAACAAAATCGACAAGGAAAATGCCAACCCCGACTTGGTCAAGCAGCAACTCGCCGACGCCGGCCTGGTCATTGAGGAATTCGGTGGAGATGTAGTCTGCGTGCCCGTCTCGGCCAAGAAGCACATTGGTATTGACGCGCTGTTGGAAATGATCCTGTTGGTAGCCGATGTCCAAGAACTACGTGCCTTGCCAGATGAGCCAGCCCGCGGCACAGTCATCGAGGCGGAACTGGACAAGACCAAGGGACCTGTGGCCACCTTGCTGGTGCAGGAAGGTACTCTTCGCCTTGGAGATTTTGTGGTCATCGGCGAAACCTATGGCAAGGTGCGCGCCTTATTTGATGATAAAGGGGAACGCCTCGAAAGTGCTGGACCCTCCACACCAGTGCTTGTCCTGGGGCTTGAGGACGTTCCTGTGGCGGGTGAATCGTTCCGGGTTGTGAAAGATGAACGCGAGGCGAGATCATTGGCTCATGAGGCGGCAATGGCGCGCCGGGAAACCGAGCAGCGACCAACGAAAAGGCTGACTTTGGACGAAATCTACGCCCAAGCGGCTGCTGGACAAGTGAAAGAACTCAACATCATCCTCAAAGCAGATGTGCAGGGATCCATTGAACCCATTGTTTCTTCTGTGGAGAAATTAAGCAGTGAGAAACTTAAGGTTAAATTCCTGCGCCAGAGCATTGGCAACATCACCGAGTCGGATATCATGCTGGCCGTAGCCTCCAATGCTATCGTCATTGGCTTCGGCGTCTCCATGGATACTGCCGCTGCTCGCGCCGCCGAGGCCAATGGTGTGGATGTTCGTTTTTATGACATCATCTACAAATTGGTGGACGACATAGATAAAGCCCTCCAAGGTCTCTTAGAGCCCGTCTATCAGGATGTGACCATTGGCCATGCAGAAGTGCGCGCTATCTTCCACATCCGCAAGCGGGGTAATGTCGCGGGTTGCCTGGTAACCGATGGTCAGGCGGCCCGCAACGCCAAGGCCCGCGTCTGGCGTGATGGCCAAGTGCTCTTCGATGGTGGGGTGGCATCACTCCGCCGCTTCACTGAAGATGTGCGTGAGGTGGCAGCCGGGTTAGAGTGCGGGATCGGTCTCGACGGGTTTGATGCCTTCCAGGAGGGTGACGTGATCGAGTTTTACAGAAAGGAGCGGGTGAGCTAA
- a CDS encoding YlxR family protein — protein MRKKHIPQRTCVECRKVLSKRELIRIVRTPEGDVRVDETGKVSGRGVYLCRARKCWTGALAKGRIGYALKIQLSPEQETTLREYAANLPEEAEGA, from the coding sequence ATGCGCAAGAAGCACATACCGCAGCGCACCTGCGTTGAATGTCGCAAGGTGCTGAGCAAAAGAGAATTGATTCGGATTGTACGCACCCCAGAGGGAGATGTGCGCGTGGACGAAACTGGCAAGGTATCTGGCCGTGGGGTGTATTTGTGTCGGGCACGGAAGTGCTGGACAGGAGCCCTGGCAAAAGGTAGAATAGGCTACGCCCTCAAGATCCAACTGTCGCCCGAGCAAGAAACCACCTTGAGGGAATACGCAGCCAACTTGCCAGAAGAGGCAGAGGGGGCGTAG
- a CDS encoding DUF5107 domain-containing protein — translation MDLSVEKREGFTALAIQSDALRVTVLPELGGKIVNIIDLSSGRDVLWHNPCRPYKWRRLGDRFEDHDFSGFDECLPTIAPCPYPEAPWRGILLPDHGDAWTQAWEWWFEEESLGMRVRGIQLPYVLDRRIALQMGSTLFLSYCLANESPYPLHLTWSAHPLFAVGPGTRILLPVVGQVYVDSSYGGRLGEPGSKHPWPITCDKRGQHTDLSVTPPLEAGWADKLYVTALREGWAALYDPSNDYYVLLSFPLDVVPYLGIWLNAGGWPESNPVYHLALEPCTGYPDRLDVAVTSGTAMSLRPSETARWELVITIGHGRVAGVIHESVEIHASPACVWEALTREEQLRCWWGEGVRLEPWVGGAFVEPWQREDGTLVITSGRVVEFVPARCLTLTWADEGWPGETWVAFHLVGIPEGTRLTVRHGGWEAFQADEGTTLRETHRQGWRELLGLLTRWLEDSDRNSERPTCV, via the coding sequence ATGGACCTCAGCGTTGAGAAACGCGAAGGCTTCACAGCCTTGGCGATCCAGAGTGATGCCTTGCGCGTTACCGTTTTGCCCGAATTGGGCGGCAAAATCGTTAACATCATCGATTTGTCCAGTGGGCGGGATGTACTCTGGCACAATCCCTGTCGCCCATACAAATGGCGCCGGTTGGGCGACCGTTTCGAGGATCATGATTTTAGCGGCTTTGACGAATGCCTGCCTACTATTGCTCCTTGTCCGTACCCGGAGGCTCCCTGGCGTGGCATCCTATTGCCAGACCATGGTGATGCCTGGACCCAGGCCTGGGAGTGGTGGTTTGAAGAAGAGAGTTTGGGCATGCGTGTGCGGGGCATACAGTTGCCCTACGTGCTGGATAGACGTATCGCTTTGCAAATGGGCAGCACACTTTTTCTTTCCTACTGCTTAGCGAACGAATCGCCTTATCCATTGCATCTTACTTGGTCTGCCCACCCGCTGTTCGCAGTGGGTCCAGGCACGCGCATCTTACTGCCAGTCGTCGGACAGGTGTATGTGGATAGTTCCTACGGCGGCCGATTGGGAGAACCTGGGAGCAAACATCCCTGGCCCATTACGTGTGATAAGAGAGGGCAGCACACCGATTTGAGTGTTACCCCACCACTGGAGGCAGGTTGGGCAGACAAGTTGTACGTCACGGCATTGCGTGAGGGCTGGGCTGCTCTCTATGACCCGTCAAACGACTACTATGTTTTGCTTTCGTTCCCTCTCGATGTAGTACCGTATCTCGGCATCTGGCTGAACGCCGGGGGATGGCCCGAAAGCAATCCAGTGTACCATCTGGCGCTCGAACCCTGTACTGGCTACCCCGACCGGCTCGATGTGGCTGTGACATCTGGTACGGCGATGAGTCTGAGACCGAGCGAAACTGCCAGATGGGAACTCGTCATCACCATCGGACATGGCCGCGTAGCAGGTGTCATCCATGAGAGTGTGGAGATCCATGCGTCACCAGCGTGTGTATGGGAAGCGCTGACCCGGGAGGAGCAATTGCGATGTTGGTGGGGCGAGGGAGTCCGCCTGGAGCCCTGGGTAGGAGGAGCCTTCGTGGAGCCATGGCAGCGGGAAGATGGTACGCTAGTTATCACCTCAGGCCGCGTGGTGGAATTTGTTCCTGCCAGGTGTTTGACCCTTACCTGGGCTGACGAAGGTTGGCCAGGCGAGACATGGGTCGCATTCCATTTGGTTGGCATTCCGGAGGGCACCCGTTTGACAGTGCGGCACGGGGGATGGGAGGCTTTCCAAGCGGACGAGGGGACCACATTGCGGGAAACCCATCGTCAGGGTTGGCGCGAGTTGCTCGGTTTGCTGACGCGATGGCTCGAGGACTCAGACCGCAACTCAGAAAGGCCAACCTGCGTATAA
- a CDS encoding bifunctional oligoribonuclease/PAP phosphatase NrnA, producing MNKTIRRAKKLIAEAKSIVVICHIAPDGDTIGSALGLGWLLRRMGKHVSVVCADPIPSRYRFLPGAGEILPHHPEGCDLIIVVDTSDTERIGALYDMAVFATVPVINIDHHITNTHFGDVNLVEDISSTAEIIYDLANELDVPLDINSATGLLTGLVTDTQCFRTPNVTADTLRRAVAMMEAGASLRDITELVYNRLPASAIYLWGQALVNAQRRGRILYTTIDNETLHRYDASADELSGIVNFLASTSDADVAVLFRERNDGRIEAGMRASRGWKVSDVALRLGGGGHPQAAGCILKGSLDEVREIVLSALEQSLSEQAEEKRARPSPCET from the coding sequence ATGAACAAAACGATCAGACGGGCGAAGAAACTCATCGCTGAGGCGAAATCCATCGTTGTGATCTGCCACATCGCACCGGATGGGGATACCATCGGATCCGCACTGGGATTAGGGTGGCTCTTGCGTCGGATGGGCAAGCACGTCTCGGTAGTCTGTGCCGACCCGATTCCCTCGCGCTACAGGTTCCTGCCCGGTGCTGGTGAGATCCTCCCGCACCACCCTGAGGGTTGTGATTTGATCATCGTGGTGGATACGAGCGATACCGAGCGCATCGGAGCACTGTATGATATGGCAGTTTTCGCAACTGTGCCGGTGATCAACATTGATCACCATATCACCAATACGCACTTCGGTGACGTGAATTTAGTGGAGGATATATCTTCCACAGCCGAGATCATTTACGATTTGGCAAATGAATTAGATGTCCCGTTAGATATAAACTCCGCGACAGGGCTGCTCACAGGGCTGGTAACCGATACACAATGCTTCCGCACCCCGAACGTCACGGCGGATACACTCCGGCGGGCGGTGGCTATGATGGAGGCGGGAGCATCCCTTCGCGATATCACAGAACTGGTGTACAACCGGCTGCCCGCTTCGGCTATTTACTTGTGGGGGCAGGCTCTTGTGAACGCACAAAGGCGAGGACGCATCCTGTACACAACGATAGACAACGAGACGCTGCACCGCTACGACGCCTCGGCAGATGAACTTAGCGGCATCGTTAATTTCCTGGCTAGCACGTCGGATGCCGATGTGGCCGTGCTTTTCCGCGAGCGTAACGACGGTCGCATCGAAGCCGGGATGCGCGCCAGCCGGGGATGGAAAGTGTCCGATGTTGCACTGCGTTTGGGTGGAGGCGGTCATCCTCAGGCTGCGGGGTGTATTCTCAAGGGCTCGCTGGATGAAGTGCGAGAGATTGTGCTGTCGGCCTTAGAGCAATCGCTGTCCGAACAGGCTGAGGAAAAACGCGCCCGTCCATCGCCATGTGAAACGTAA